One Brachyspira pilosicoli P43/6/78 genomic window carries:
- a CDS encoding ankyrin repeat domain-containing protein, with protein MIKKLIILYILIINISYALTENENKMINAVKIGDIKTIQNMLSQNVNPNIKDERGYSLIHIAAENNQTNSIKTLKNSPYLDLNKLLDKNTKIIKSNETIDASYFSAMDIAAIYNNFETLKLLIDYGANINFKMIEKPRSEFVASRYSNSKILKVYLDKNIYLLMNSEDVISIMKAAIFGDNVENINYLVRVLGIDVDTKDTNTMLHYASGVGAIESMKTLISLGANIDNTNSYFQTSLHYILDINANKKTESVKILLENNANINLQETNGNTPLHLALINASKSKDYSKVIDMLLAKNVNVNITNKNNETALNIAVKNNDYNNSLKLINKGSDLNHIDKYYSPLHMSIKNNNTELAKALIDNGANISLRDKNKNYSPLNIAIEVGNFDICKLLVRNGAAVDNVSIELAKKSKNENIRNFFESSRMN; from the coding sequence ATGATAAAAAAACTGATAATACTATATATCTTAATAATAAACATATCATACGCACTAACAGAAAATGAAAATAAAATGATTAATGCTGTAAAAATAGGCGACATAAAAACTATACAAAATATGCTAAGCCAAAATGTTAATCCAAATATAAAAGATGAGAGAGGATACTCTTTAATACATATAGCAGCAGAAAACAACCAAACCAATTCTATAAAAACATTAAAAAACTCTCCATATTTAGATTTAAATAAATTATTAGATAAAAATACAAAGATTATAAAAAGCAATGAAACTATAGATGCTTCATATTTTTCTGCTATGGATATTGCTGCAATATACAACAATTTTGAAACATTAAAACTATTAATAGATTATGGAGCTAATATTAACTTTAAGATGATAGAAAAACCAAGAAGTGAATTTGTAGCTTCAAGATATTCTAACTCAAAAATATTAAAAGTATATTTGGATAAAAACATATACTTACTTATGAATAGTGAAGATGTTATATCAATAATGAAAGCTGCTATTTTTGGTGATAATGTAGAAAATATAAATTATTTAGTAAGAGTGCTTGGTATAGATGTAGACACTAAAGATACAAATACAATGCTTCATTATGCTTCTGGTGTTGGAGCTATAGAATCTATGAAGACTCTTATTTCTCTTGGTGCTAATATAGACAATACTAATTCATATTTTCAAACAAGCTTGCATTATATTTTAGATATTAATGCAAATAAAAAAACAGAAAGCGTAAAAATACTTTTAGAAAATAATGCTAATATTAATTTACAAGAAACTAACGGAAACACACCTTTGCATTTAGCATTAATTAATGCAAGCAAATCTAAAGACTACAGCAAAGTAATAGACATGCTTTTAGCAAAAAATGTAAATGTTAATATTACAAATAAAAATAATGAAACAGCATTAAATATAGCAGTAAAAAATAATGATTATAATAATTCTCTAAAACTTATAAACAAAGGCTCTGATTTAAACCATATAGATAAATATTATAGCCCATTGCATATGTCAATAAAAAATAATAATACAGAATTAGCAAAAGCTTTAATAGATAATGGTGCTAATATAAGTTTGAGAGATAAAAATAAAAATTACAGTCCATTAAATATTGCAATAGAAGTTGGAAACTTTGATATATGCAAACTTCTTGTAAGAAATGGTGCTGCCGTGGATAATGTTTCAATAGAATTAGCAAAAAAATCTAAAAATGAAAATATTAGAAACTTCTTTGAAAGCAGCCGTATGAATTAA
- a CDS encoding glycoside hydrolase family 10 protein, translated as MKKQILFLTILLSIILSCQSIEYKDDKIINKMLLESIDEDRSQNPMYREFRAAWFSTVANIDWPIMGGSESKQKALIIKYLDTLYNNNFNAVFVQVKPDAGVIFKSKINPTTRYFFGINPEDERDDYPFKTDMLEFIINEAHKRNIEVHAWFNPYRISLKYDTNKSYEEQFSKKNFIHTYVSNGLKPVHWYDNRLYLDPGEPISSKYVMDSIIEVVENYDIDGIHFDDYFYQNSLNGKTYRDWPDSVSSSKYASNLGYDPNNTSYDDYGVDGLYAWRRNNINNLVSSIYKEIKSRKPYVKWTISPAGVWRNKEPLSEYKGDINGSDSKSYNPNFDALHADVLLWMLNGEQTTTLSNATEKDGLNKMYIDAIIPQIYWSSSHQTVPFDKMVNWWIDEASKSTNKENIADIYIGHALYKMGREDKYEPWKDVWVMSKQVDYIRYVGKGYIKGSSFFTMHNMYLNDVGTGDYGYKAIENIKKNNYIFKAVVPTMNTMKDINTPPLKLENPSLKKSFGVNVISFTDPNEYKLDKYSHVLNGVSVYYVIYRKKLNDGKLEIIDKIRREDFNTNCKIVYRDEKADKNIKYIYYVTALDRIHNESEYLVIQ; from the coding sequence ATGAAAAAACAAATATTATTTCTCACAATATTATTATCAATTATCTTATCATGTCAAAGTATAGAATATAAAGATGATAAAATCATTAATAAAATGCTTTTAGAAAGTATAGATGAAGACAGAAGCCAAAACCCTATGTATAGAGAGTTTAGAGCAGCTTGGTTTTCAACAGTTGCAAATATTGACTGGCCTATCATGGGAGGAAGCGAATCAAAACAAAAGGCTTTAATAATAAAATATTTAGATACACTTTATAACAATAATTTTAATGCTGTATTTGTTCAAGTTAAGCCAGATGCCGGAGTTATATTTAAATCAAAAATCAACCCTACTACCAGATATTTTTTTGGTATTAATCCTGAAGATGAAAGAGATGATTATCCATTTAAAACAGATATGCTTGAGTTTATAATAAATGAAGCTCATAAAAGAAATATAGAAGTTCATGCATGGTTTAACCCATACAGAATATCATTAAAATACGATACAAATAAAAGCTATGAAGAGCAATTTTCCAAAAAAAACTTTATTCACACATATGTATCAAACGGACTTAAGCCTGTTCATTGGTATGATAATAGACTATATTTAGACCCAGGTGAGCCTATAAGTTCAAAATATGTAATGGATTCTATTATAGAAGTAGTTGAAAACTATGATATAGACGGCATTCATTTTGATGACTATTTTTATCAAAACTCATTAAACGGAAAAACATATAGAGATTGGCCTGATAGTGTAAGCTCTTCAAAATATGCAAGCAATTTAGGTTATGACCCTAATAATACTTCTTATGATGATTATGGAGTTGATGGATTATATGCTTGGAGAAGAAATAATATTAATAATTTAGTAAGCAGCATATATAAAGAAATAAAATCAAGAAAGCCTTATGTAAAATGGACTATATCTCCTGCTGGAGTTTGGAGAAATAAAGAGCCTTTAAGCGAATATAAGGGCGATATTAATGGAAGCGACAGTAAATCATATAATCCGAACTTTGATGCTTTGCATGCTGATGTTTTACTTTGGATGCTAAATGGAGAGCAAACTACAACACTTAGTAATGCCACAGAAAAAGACGGATTAAACAAGATGTATATTGATGCTATTATTCCGCAAATTTATTGGAGTTCTTCGCATCAAACAGTACCTTTCGATAAAATGGTTAATTGGTGGATAGATGAAGCAAGCAAATCTACAAATAAAGAAAACATCGCTGACATATATATAGGGCATGCTTTATACAAAATGGGAAGAGAAGATAAATATGAACCTTGGAAAGATGTATGGGTAATGTCTAAGCAAGTTGATTATATAAGATATGTTGGTAAAGGTTATATAAAAGGCTCCTCATTTTTTACTATGCATAATATGTATTTAAATGATGTAGGCACTGGAGATTATGGATATAAGGCTATTGAAAATATTAAGAAAAATAACTATATATTCAAAGCGGTAGTTCCAACGATGAACACTATGAAAGATATTAATACTCCTCCGCTAAAATTAGAAAATCCAAGCCTTAAAAAATCTTTTGGTGTAAATGTAATTAGTTTTACAGACCCTAATGAATATAAGCTTGATAAATACTCTCATGTTTTAAATGGCGTTTCAGTTTATTATGTTATATATAGAAAAAAACTAAATGACGGCAAACTAGAGATTATAGATAAAATAAGAAGAGAAGATTTTAATACTAATTGTAAGATAGTTTATAGAGATGAAAAAGCAGATAAAAATATTAAATATATATATTATGTTACTGCTTTAGACAGAATACATAATGAAAGTGAATATCTTGTAATACAATAA
- the ftsY gene encoding signal recognition particle-docking protein FtsY, translating into MQNYLLYIIIAIVVILALIILLVLKNKSKKPQVSLTTSKSKFSLSSLFNKSSINDEFFASLENMLITADAGVETTKDIISKLRDIVEKENIKDSSEVKKHLREILISKFINKKIELKEKNILFIVGVNGVGKTTSIAKLANILKQNHKIILAASDTFRAAAIEQLEEWANRLSVTIVKGQQAGDPASVLFSALDKAKATNADIVIVDTAGRFHNQDNLVKQLEKMKKIATERFSEFNFVPILVLDANVGHNGIEQAKVFTNALNIQGAIVSKLDSSAKGGVAISVAHYLSLPIYYGGFGEKVEDFREFNAEEFIDSILQ; encoded by the coding sequence ATGCAAAATTATTTATTATATATAATAATAGCCATTGTTGTTATTTTGGCTTTAATAATATTATTGGTATTAAAAAATAAGTCGAAAAAACCTCAAGTATCTTTAACAACTTCAAAATCAAAATTTTCTCTATCCTCATTATTTAATAAATCATCAATTAATGATGAGTTTTTTGCAAGTTTAGAGAATATGCTTATAACAGCAGATGCAGGAGTTGAAACTACAAAAGATATTATTTCAAAATTAAGAGATATTGTAGAAAAAGAAAATATAAAAGATTCATCAGAAGTAAAAAAGCATTTAAGAGAGATTTTAATATCTAAGTTCATAAATAAAAAAATAGAATTAAAAGAAAAGAATATATTATTTATAGTAGGTGTAAATGGAGTAGGTAAAACTACTTCAATTGCAAAACTAGCAAATATATTAAAACAAAATCATAAAATAATTTTAGCAGCATCAGATACATTTAGAGCAGCCGCTATAGAACAGCTTGAAGAATGGGCTAATAGATTATCTGTAACTATAGTTAAAGGTCAGCAAGCAGGAGACCCAGCTAGTGTATTGTTCTCTGCTTTAGATAAGGCAAAAGCAACAAATGCTGATATAGTAATAGTTGATACGGCTGGCAGATTTCACAATCAGGATAATTTAGTTAAGCAATTAGAAAAGATGAAAAAAATAGCTACAGAGAGATTTAGTGAATTTAATTTTGTGCCTATACTTGTATTAGATGCTAATGTTGGGCATAATGGTATAGAGCAGGCTAAAGTATTTACTAATGCCTTAAATATACAAGGAGCTATTGTTTCAAAATTAGATAGTTCTGCTAAGGGCGGAGTTGCTATAAGTGTGGCTCATTATTTATCACTTCCTATATATTATGGAGGATTTGGAGAGAAGGTAGAAGATTTTAGAGAGTTTAATGCTGAAGAGTTTATTGATTCTATTTTACAATAA
- a CDS encoding tyrosine-type recombinase/integrase produces MKTIECLKLYDNNNSNLIIQYLEYSKLYKSKATIQIYSSCLKRFYDFLFFYYDNRQSENTQSYYTTVLYNKVDRKCIEDYIAYQVNKKVSADFIHCMIMAVKNYFKYLLKLKKISTETFFDIFDELKTPKIIVKKQLLIKADKTLSITKAIAEKSKSPNLFFLDQRNIFMLLLMSNTGIRRKELACIDITNINMNNNTITIYKTKGDKPRIISFSDSIKSKLIEYLKLREERLNRKNKKHNMLFIKKNSEPLNINTISTIMDIISKKTNIKVTCHSLRRGFATDMAESGTDIYVISKMLGHQNINTTVSRYIYVMASIIKEAMQNHPFAKDREKQNSTKQDCANSDKNIKSAEAESIKNMLDEWKDLSQKMNDIINHLPRETDLKKA; encoded by the coding sequence ATGAAAACAATAGAATGTCTAAAACTATATGATAATAATAATTCTAATTTAATTATTCAATATCTTGAATATTCTAAACTATATAAATCAAAAGCAACTATACAGATTTATTCAAGTTGTCTAAAAAGATTTTATGATTTTTTATTTTTTTATTATGACAACCGACAATCTGAAAATACTCAATCATACTATACTACAGTACTGTATAATAAAGTAGATAGAAAATGCATTGAAGACTATATAGCTTATCAAGTTAATAAAAAAGTAAGTGCTGATTTTATTCACTGCATGATAATGGCAGTCAAAAATTATTTTAAATATTTACTTAAGTTAAAAAAAATAAGTACAGAAACTTTTTTTGATATTTTTGATGAGCTTAAAACTCCAAAGATAATTGTAAAAAAACAACTCTTAATAAAAGCCGATAAAACTTTATCTATCACAAAAGCAATAGCCGAAAAATCAAAATCACCAAATCTATTTTTTTTAGATCAAAGAAATATCTTTATGCTTTTGCTTATGTCTAATACAGGCATTCGCAGAAAAGAGCTTGCCTGCATAGACATAACAAACATCAATATGAATAATAATACCATAACTATTTATAAAACGAAAGGGGATAAACCGAGAATTATTTCTTTTTCTGATTCAATAAAATCTAAATTAATTGAATACTTAAAATTAAGAGAAGAAAGATTAAATCGTAAAAATAAAAAGCATAACATGTTATTCATTAAAAAAAATAGTGAGCCTTTGAATATAAATACTATAAGCACAATAATGGATATCATCTCTAAAAAGACAAATATAAAAGTTACCTGTCATTCTCTACGAAGAGGCTTTGCAACTGATATGGCAGAAAGCGGAACAGACATTTATGTAATATCAAAAATGCTTGGGCATCAAAATATTAATACAACAGTATCAAGATATATTTATGTTATGGCTAGCATAATAAAAGAGGCTATGCAAAATCATCCATTTGCCAAAGATAGAGAAAAGCAAAATAGTACGAAACAAGACTGTGCTAATTCAGATAAAAATATAAAAAGTGCTGAAGCTGAATCAATAAAAAATATGCTTGATGAGTGGAAAGATTTATCTCAAAAAATGAATGATATTATAAATCATCTGCCCAGAGAAACAGATTTAAAAAAGGCTTAA
- the aroA gene encoding 3-phosphoshikimate 1-carboxyvinyltransferase, whose amino-acid sequence MSLVIKPSYDIYGSVYIQISKSDAHRALISAALSKDISILKPWMKNVGNDIEVTKNAVSNFADLVPELDYLRVIPKKDNSINDIVVDVKESGTSLRLLIPIMSALNINTTFIGSKKLFSRPISVYEQIWQAQGLFFDKKEDSLTIKGQLKSGDFTIKGNISSQFISGLLFAAPLLEGNSKIIIEGELESSPYVFMTLKTLKEAKIEISKNMENSLIEIYGSQEYSALNYEIESDWSHAAFFAAAGALGGEVTLYGLNKYSIQGDKEILNILKFMGASINCNEDGSITVKKMGRLHAMDIDVSDIPDLAPIITALASTAKGTTKLYNASRLRYKESDRINDLKDSFTKIGAKIEVTDDEIYIEGVEKLEGGNTTSHNDHRIAMALSVASTISNNDIIIDDAESINKSSFNFLEQFKSIGAKID is encoded by the coding sequence ATGTCTTTAGTAATAAAACCTTCTTATGATATTTATGGTTCTGTATATATACAAATAAGTAAAAGTGATGCTCATAGGGCTTTAATATCTGCTGCTCTTTCTAAAGATATAAGCATATTAAAACCTTGGATGAAAAATGTAGGTAATGATATAGAAGTAACAAAGAATGCTGTTTCTAATTTTGCTGACTTAGTTCCAGAATTAGATTATTTGAGGGTAATTCCTAAAAAAGATAATTCTATTAATGATATAGTAGTGGACGTTAAAGAGTCTGGCACTAGTTTAAGGCTTCTTATTCCTATAATGTCTGCACTTAATATTAATACAACATTTATTGGCTCTAAAAAACTATTTTCTAGACCTATATCGGTATATGAACAGATATGGCAAGCACAGGGTTTATTTTTTGATAAAAAAGAAGATTCTCTTACAATAAAAGGTCAATTAAAAAGCGGAGATTTTACAATAAAAGGTAATATCAGCAGTCAGTTTATAAGCGGTTTATTATTTGCTGCTCCTTTACTTGAGGGTAATTCTAAGATTATAATTGAAGGCGAATTAGAATCATCTCCTTATGTATTTATGACATTAAAAACATTAAAAGAAGCAAAGATAGAAATATCAAAAAACATGGAAAACTCACTTATAGAAATATATGGCTCTCAAGAATATTCTGCACTTAACTATGAAATAGAATCTGATTGGTCGCATGCTGCTTTTTTTGCTGCTGCTGGTGCTTTGGGAGGAGAGGTTACTCTTTACGGATTAAATAAATATTCTATACAGGGTGATAAAGAGATACTAAATATATTAAAGTTTATGGGAGCTTCTATTAATTGCAATGAAGATGGTTCTATTACAGTTAAAAAAATGGGAAGACTTCATGCTATGGATATAGATGTATCAGATATACCAGATTTAGCTCCAATAATTACAGCATTAGCTTCTACTGCTAAAGGAACTACAAAACTATATAATGCAAGCCGTTTAAGATATAAAGAAAGCGATAGAATTAATGACTTAAAAGATAGTTTCACTAAAATAGGAGCAAAAATAGAAGTAACAGATGATGAAATATATATAGAGGGTGTTGAAAAATTAGAAGGCGGAAATACTACTTCCCATAATGACCATCGTATAGCTATGGCATTAAGCGTTGCTTCTACTATATCCAATAATGATATTATTATAGATGATGCTGAGTCTATTAATAAATCTTCTTTTAACTTTTTGGAACAGTTCAAAAGTATAGGTGCTAAAATAGATTAA
- the hisS gene encoding histidine--tRNA ligase, with amino-acid sequence MLNIKKPRGTNDFFYDSSERLEFIENKIKEIVRLYGYKRIRTPLFEYTDLFTRGIGEGTDIVGKEMFTFEDRGGRSLTLRPEGTASVARAYVENSLQNEYAINKLFYLGTMYRAERPQKGRYREFNQFGIECIGGTSPVIDAEVIALNINILKEFGIDNVNLLINTVGCSNCKPNYNKALREAIGERKNELCETCQNRYENNILRILDCKNEKCKEILKDIPKFYDYVCDECKEHFDSLCNELTKINQNFTIDNMLVRGLDYYTKTAFEVQTNALGSQSAILGGGRYDNLIGLFNSNKDVPAVGSAMGLERLLIVLENNNNIINDRLDVFVIAFKETQNEVLNIMQLLRAKNISCDFDYNIKSIKNQFKSANKRNAKYALIVGEEELKNNKFKLKNMDTSEERDVALSDIAKFIN; translated from the coding sequence ATGCTTAATATAAAAAAACCTAGAGGTACAAATGACTTTTTTTATGATTCTTCCGAGAGGCTAGAGTTTATAGAAAATAAAATAAAAGAGATAGTAAGATTATACGGTTATAAAAGGATAAGAACGCCTTTATTTGAGTATACTGACCTTTTTACTAGAGGTATTGGAGAGGGTACTGATATAGTTGGAAAGGAGATGTTTACTTTCGAAGATAGGGGAGGACGTTCTCTTACTTTAAGACCTGAGGGTACTGCTTCGGTTGCTCGTGCTTATGTTGAGAATTCTTTGCAAAATGAATATGCTATTAATAAGCTCTTTTATTTGGGCACTATGTATAGGGCTGAGAGACCTCAAAAGGGCAGATATAGAGAGTTTAATCAATTTGGCATAGAATGTATCGGAGGAACTTCTCCTGTAATAGATGCTGAAGTTATAGCTTTAAATATCAACATATTAAAAGAGTTTGGCATAGATAATGTTAATTTGCTAATTAATACTGTTGGATGCAGTAATTGTAAACCCAATTATAATAAGGCTCTTAGAGAAGCTATTGGAGAGAGAAAAAACGAGCTTTGCGAAACTTGCCAAAATAGATATGAAAATAATATTTTAAGAATATTAGATTGTAAAAATGAAAAGTGCAAAGAAATATTAAAAGATATACCAAAGTTTTATGATTATGTATGCGATGAATGTAAAGAGCATTTTGATTCTTTATGTAATGAGCTTACTAAAATTAATCAAAACTTCACTATAGACAATATGCTTGTACGCGGGCTTGATTATTATACTAAAACCGCTTTTGAAGTTCAAACTAATGCATTAGGTTCACAGAGTGCCATACTTGGAGGCGGCAGATACGACAATTTGATAGGGCTTTTTAATTCTAATAAAGATGTTCCTGCTGTTGGAAGTGCTATGGGGCTTGAGAGACTTCTTATAGTGCTTGAAAACAATAACAATATTATAAATGACAGATTAGATGTTTTTGTTATAGCTTTTAAAGAGACTCAAAATGAAGTATTGAATATTATGCAGCTTCTTAGGGCTAAAAATATTTCTTGTGATTTTGATTATAATATTAAATCTATTAAAAATCAGTTTAAATCTGCTAATAAAAGAAATGCTAAATATGCCTTAATAGTAGGTGAAGAAGAATTAAAAAATAATAAGTTTAAGCTAAAGAATATGGATACTAGTGAAGAGAGAGATGTTGCTTTATCTGATATAGCTAAATTTATTAATTAA
- a CDS encoding polyprenol monophosphomannose synthase → MKAIIIIPTYNESDNIEKMLNTVLALPEYIEILVVDDNSPDGTASIVEKYLDNNRVHLLKREKKEGLGPAYIAGFKHSFQYNPDYVIEMDADFSHDPNFVVNFVNRMEKENLDLVIGSRYCNGISVVNWPLRRLFLSYYGNRYASFILGSKIMDITGGFKCFRVSVLKTMNFDNILSAGYSFQIEMNYSFESNGKKIAEEPIIFYERRSGQSKMSKNIIAEALFRVVRLRFRDKSKYFNK, encoded by the coding sequence ATGAAAGCTATAATAATAATACCTACTTACAATGAGAGCGACAATATAGAGAAAATGCTTAATACCGTATTAGCACTTCCAGAATATATAGAAATACTAGTAGTTGATGATAATAGTCCAGACGGCACAGCAAGTATTGTTGAGAAATATTTAGATAATAATAGAGTTCATTTATTAAAGAGAGAAAAAAAAGAGGGACTTGGACCTGCTTATATAGCTGGGTTTAAACATTCTTTTCAGTATAATCCTGATTATGTTATAGAGATGGATGCAGATTTTTCTCATGACCCTAATTTTGTTGTTAATTTTGTTAATAGAATGGAAAAAGAGAATTTGGATTTAGTTATAGGTTCAAGATATTGTAATGGTATTAGTGTAGTTAATTGGCCTTTAAGAAGATTATTTTTATCATACTATGGAAATAGATACGCTTCATTTATATTAGGTTCAAAGATAATGGATATTACTGGCGGATTTAAATGCTTTAGAGTATCTGTATTAAAAACTATGAACTTTGACAATATTTTATCAGCTGGATATTCTTTCCAGATAGAGATGAATTATTCTTTTGAAAGCAATGGTAAAAAGATAGCAGAAGAGCCTATTATATTTTATGAAAGAAGAAGCGGACAATCCAAAATGTCTAAAAATATAATAGCTGAAGCATTATTTAGAGTTGTTCGTTTAAGATTTAGAGATAAATCAAAATATTTTAATAAATAA
- a CDS encoding SpoIID/LytB domain-containing protein: MNSIFAFAQINNIKVYLTDVKAPYTINIKGPYKAYNYKYESEIISGLTNETVKVVENRLGLKVNDVGVYKEGIVFETKDGFTLNGKEYYGSLKFIPYNNTMIVINELDIEDYVKGVLPHEMSPSWPMEALKAQAVAARTYAIFHILKNNEQKPFDVDNTTKYQVYNGREKINWNTEQAVDRTKSEIAVYNNKVIATYFSALCGGYTDSAKNVFGANVPYLEGIECPYCNAQIKPWTNALSYKELNNDFALEANENSSIKVNKDPKSGKALNIKIDEKDIPSRDFRNKLSPAIVPSLQFNIEKVDNGIIITGKGSGHGVGMCQWGAFGMAQVKKDYKEILKFYYKGIEIVDYNKVNIKLEPDIWIEN; this comes from the coding sequence ATTAATTCTATTTTTGCATTCGCTCAAATTAATAATATTAAAGTATATTTAACTGATGTAAAAGCTCCATATACAATAAATATAAAAGGTCCATACAAAGCATACAATTATAAATATGAAAGTGAAATAATATCAGGCTTAACAAATGAAACAGTAAAAGTTGTAGAAAACAGATTAGGCTTAAAAGTTAATGATGTCGGAGTTTATAAAGAGGGAATAGTTTTTGAAACTAAAGACGGTTTTACATTAAATGGCAAAGAATATTATGGTTCATTAAAGTTTATACCTTACAACAACACTATGATAGTAATTAATGAACTAGATATTGAAGATTATGTTAAAGGGGTTTTACCTCATGAAATGTCTCCTTCTTGGCCTATGGAAGCATTAAAAGCACAAGCTGTTGCAGCACGTACTTATGCTATATTTCATATATTAAAAAACAATGAGCAAAAACCGTTTGATGTTGACAACACTACAAAATATCAAGTATATAACGGCAGAGAAAAAATTAATTGGAACACAGAACAGGCAGTAGACAGAACAAAATCTGAAATAGCTGTATATAATAATAAAGTAATAGCTACATATTTTAGTGCTTTATGCGGAGGATATACTGACAGTGCTAAAAATGTGTTTGGTGCTAATGTACCTTATTTAGAAGGAATTGAATGTCCTTATTGTAATGCTCAAATAAAACCTTGGACTAATGCTTTAAGTTATAAGGAATTAAATAATGATTTTGCTTTAGAAGCTAATGAAAACTCTTCTATAAAAGTAAATAAAGACCCTAAATCTGGAAAGGCTTTAAATATAAAAATAGATGAAAAAGATATACCTTCAAGAGATTTCAGAAATAAATTATCTCCTGCAATAGTGCCTTCTTTACAGTTTAATATAGAGAAAGTTGATAATGGAATAATAATCACTGGTAAAGGAAGCGGACATGGTGTTGGTATGTGTCAGTGGGGAGCATTTGGTATGGCTCAAGTAAAAAAAGACTATAAAGAAATTTTGAAATTCTACTACAAAGGAATAGAAATAGTTGATTACAATAAAGTAAATATAAAACTTGAACCAGATATATGGATTGAAAATTAA